The Taeniopygia guttata chromosome 6, bTaeGut7.mat, whole genome shotgun sequence genome contains a region encoding:
- the PSTK gene encoding L-seryl-tRNA(Sec) kinase isoform X2, with protein sequence MRTVPAEEAGPAALAAAAEQQRERRASGGAGVALCLLCGLPAAGKSTLARGLLGRLPQRPGWACALLAYDELIPPEAFRPRAPGAGPQEPSPLLPGWKRSRRELLQCLEGFLRALLSGAPLPGPAQRFLGHCLPELPAAGAASRPLVLLLDDNFYYQSMRYEVYQLARKYSLGFCQLFLECPVECCLQRNRLRSDPVPEQTIQLMARKIEMPDLRKNTWEHHSLILNSSECVSEDDEQIMNLLATALENPERPNEEDTEQKEAARAICAASAVHQADQACRRVISEAMQDAKGKSLLPSEMKSLAEELNKLKAEFLEDLRQGKALKTQYSDPTTSVISSFQHKAINVVNKYILK encoded by the exons ATGCGCACAGTGCCGGCGGAAGAGGCGGGACCGGCAgcgctggcggcggcggcggagcagcagcgggagcggcgggcgaGCGGCGGCGCTGGGGTGGCGCTCTGCCTGCTGTGCGGGCTGCCCGCGGCCGGCAAGTCCACCCTGGCCCGCGGCCTGCTCGGCCGGCTGCCGCAGCGGCCGGGCTGGGCCTGCGCGCTGCTCGCCTACGACGAGCTCATCCCGCCCGAGGCCTTCCGCCCGCGCGCGCCGGGGGCGGGCCCGCAGGAGCCGTCCCCATTG CTGCCCGGCTGGAAGCGGAGCCGCCGCgagctgctgcagtgcctggaggGGTTCCTGCGGGCGCTGCTCAGCGGAgcgccgctgcccggccccgcgcaGCGCTTCCTGGGCCACTGCCTCCCAGAGCTGCCCGCCGCCGGAGCCGCCTCCCGGCCGCTCGTCCTCCTGCTGGATGACAACTTTTATTACCAGAGCATGCGCTACGAGGTGTACCAGCTGGCCCGCAAAT ATTCCTTGGGGTTCTGCCAGTTATTTTTAGAGTGTCCAGTGGAAtgctgcctgcagaggaatcGCCTCAGGAGTGATCCTGTGCCTGAGCAGACAATACAATTAATGGCAAGGAAAATAGAAATGCCAGATCTCAGGAAAAACACCTGGGAGCATCACAGCCTCATTCTGAATAGTTCTGAATGCGTCTCAGAGGATGA TGAGCAGATCATGAACTTGCTGGCCACTGCTTTGGAAAATCCAGAGAGGCCAAACGAGGAGGACACGGAGCAGAAG GAGGCAGCTCGAGCCATCTGTGCAGCCAGTGCTGTCCATCAGGCTGACCAGGCGTGCAGGAGAGTCATCTCTGAGGCCATGCAGGATGCCAAAG GTAAAAGCCTTCTCCCAAGTGAGATGAAGAGCCTGGCAGAAGAACTCAACAAactgaaagcagaatttctgGAAGACTTAAGGCAAGGAAAGGCTTTGAAAACCCAATATTCTGACCCTACTACAAGTGTTATTTCTTCATTCCAACATAAGGCAATCAATGtagtaaataaatatattttgaaataa
- the PSTK gene encoding L-seryl-tRNA(Sec) kinase isoform X1 — protein MRTVPAEEAGPAALAAAAEQQRERRASGGAGVALCLLCGLPAAGKSTLARGLLGRLPQRPGWACALLAYDELIPPEAFRPRAPGAGPQEPSPLLPGWKRSRRELLQCLEGFLRALLSGAPLPGPAQRFLGHCLPELPAAGAASRPLVLLLDDNFYYQSMRYEVYQLARKYSLGFCQLFLECPVECCLQRNRLRSDPVPEQTIQLMARKIEMPDLRKNTWEHHSLILNSSECVSEDDEQIMNLLATALENPERPNEEDTEQKSLLVSFLPGGPGQEAARAICAASAVHQADQACRRVISEAMQDAKGKSLLPSEMKSLAEELNKLKAEFLEDLRQGKALKTQYSDPTTSVISSFQHKAINVVNKYILK, from the exons ATGCGCACAGTGCCGGCGGAAGAGGCGGGACCGGCAgcgctggcggcggcggcggagcagcagcgggagcggcgggcgaGCGGCGGCGCTGGGGTGGCGCTCTGCCTGCTGTGCGGGCTGCCCGCGGCCGGCAAGTCCACCCTGGCCCGCGGCCTGCTCGGCCGGCTGCCGCAGCGGCCGGGCTGGGCCTGCGCGCTGCTCGCCTACGACGAGCTCATCCCGCCCGAGGCCTTCCGCCCGCGCGCGCCGGGGGCGGGCCCGCAGGAGCCGTCCCCATTG CTGCCCGGCTGGAAGCGGAGCCGCCGCgagctgctgcagtgcctggaggGGTTCCTGCGGGCGCTGCTCAGCGGAgcgccgctgcccggccccgcgcaGCGCTTCCTGGGCCACTGCCTCCCAGAGCTGCCCGCCGCCGGAGCCGCCTCCCGGCCGCTCGTCCTCCTGCTGGATGACAACTTTTATTACCAGAGCATGCGCTACGAGGTGTACCAGCTGGCCCGCAAAT ATTCCTTGGGGTTCTGCCAGTTATTTTTAGAGTGTCCAGTGGAAtgctgcctgcagaggaatcGCCTCAGGAGTGATCCTGTGCCTGAGCAGACAATACAATTAATGGCAAGGAAAATAGAAATGCCAGATCTCAGGAAAAACACCTGGGAGCATCACAGCCTCATTCTGAATAGTTCTGAATGCGTCTCAGAGGATGA TGAGCAGATCATGAACTTGCTGGCCACTGCTTTGGAAAATCCAGAGAGGCCAAACGAGGAGGACACGGAGCAGAAG TCtttgcttgtttctttccttcctggtggccctggccaGGAGGCAGCTCGAGCCATCTGTGCAGCCAGTGCTGTCCATCAGGCTGACCAGGCGTGCAGGAGAGTCATCTCTGAGGCCATGCAGGATGCCAAAG GTAAAAGCCTTCTCCCAAGTGAGATGAAGAGCCTGGCAGAAGAACTCAACAAactgaaagcagaatttctgGAAGACTTAAGGCAAGGAAAGGCTTTGAAAACCCAATATTCTGACCCTACTACAAGTGTTATTTCTTCATTCCAACATAAGGCAATCAATGtagtaaataaatatattttgaaataa